The Oxyura jamaicensis isolate SHBP4307 breed ruddy duck chromosome 3, BPBGC_Ojam_1.0, whole genome shotgun sequence genome segment TGTGAAAATTACTAGGTGTAGTATTATGCTTTTTATATAAAGATCTTCAATGCATTGTTCAACAGTGCTTTTTATTATGCTGAATAgcaaaaatatatctatttctttttctatggCAAAGTTGAAGTAAAGATGAGGATGAAATTCCTGAAATGCATACAAGGTTTATAAAGCTATCTGGAAAGCTTTCAAGAAGAAAGGTTTGCAGGGAGTATTTGGGAGGAATATAGGTTAAGGTTTATAGGTTAAGGTTTtgtcacatttgtttttttcattttaataatgttttgtaaaatgaactttttttttttaaaaaaaaaaaaaaagcgttaaCTTTCCTTGtcattctgttttgctgtatCTTTTCAGGAGAGTAGAAACAGCAGTAGGTCATCTAGTCCTAGTGTGAGAATGATCACTACCTCGGGACCAACCTCTGAAAAGCCAACTCGTAATCCATGGACACCTGATGATGCAGGTAATCCTTTGTTCAGTAGTTAAccttttacctttaaaaataaataaatgtttgattaTGCTGTGGGGTATGTGCCtagatacaaaaaaaattagGCAGTTAAAGTGTCATCCCATTTTAATGCTGCTTAGGTTAAATCACTACattattgctttgtttctgacaagggctttaaaaactttttatacTGATAATGCTAAGTTATGGAAGCTTGTAAGAATTCTGTTTGTTACAAAGTGCTGTATGGGTGCAGTGCTGCTTCTATTTAAGAGCACCAGTTTTTGTCTGCAATGTGTCGTTGGGGAGTAAGGGAAGTAGACATCTTGCAGCATTTTCGTGCTGTGCATTTGTATTGTGAATGCACAGATAAAGCTTTCTTGCTCTGATTTCTGGAATGAAGTGCTACTTAGGTGAGTATCAGCTGGAATACATTAAGTCTTTATCTGCGTGTTGTAATTTTCCTTATGCAGAATGTATATGTGCACACAAAGTTACTGGTCTTAAGCATACAAACGTGAGTGTGtctacagaaatgtaaatacttcTACTGAAGCATCACTGTTCTGTTACAAAATAAGATTGAGTAAACATAATTTAATAGCTGAATTCAATCTTAAAAGTCATAATGCACACCATTATGAAATGGACCGATACTGGACTGCATATGGATGCCCACAAATTCCTTTTTAGAACATAAGTAAGACTTACATTTTCATTACCAGAATGTACATGAAAAATCTTAGACTTAATCTCAAGTTCGTATTTTATAGTGCCTTAAATTCTGAAATCTTTTGCTTGTAATCCATTTCATCTTTGACTGATTAGATTCTGTCATTCTTTTCCTGTAAGCAACTGCAAAATGGAAACTCACATATGGACTGATTTTGTGCCAGCATATATATATCCACATATATGCATACTCGTATTTTACCAAATATAAGGTGATTCTGAAAGTAAGATgtgtacttttcttttttgccctGCTTTagcaggaggggagggcagcATACTTTGCTTCTGCAAAGTATTCGTGCAGCATATTCTttgcttctgtgctttcttctttctgtccaTTGTCACCTCGCATAATCACACTCTATGCCTAGTAACACACAAATTCCCAAAGTCCTTGCCCTCTGCCACAGCCTTCCTTCTCTTGTACAACTCGGGTTCCAAGTTTCTTTAGGCAGCGAGCACTTAGGGGAATTGCTGCTTCACACAGAAGCAAGCTCTTGCCCATTAGTTAAATAGATTTCAGTTTCCAATGAATTATCTGCTGATCTTATGCCAGTGCAAAGGCAGTTTGTCCTAAATCTCTGGCCTTAAATGCAGCACACCACTAGAGCTAAAGTCGGGTCCATTACTATGGTGGCTTTCTTGTTCACAGAAATCCCTCACCTTTTACTCAGGTAAATACAGAATATACCACATGTATATTTTATCTTATTAGGTTTATGCAGTCCATTAACAAAGGGCTATTTGCATTTctaaacagataaataatattagttttctgtaaaagaaaatacattattaatcAGGCAAAGTGACAAAATGAGGACACAGCCGAATCTGATCAATCACAGGAAAAGTTACAGTTCTGTGACACAGCCAAAAGCTGAGGAATGCAATCTGAAGTATTTTGCATGTATTGATGTATTTGAAATGTTGCAATAATTCCTTTGCTGTAGCAGTATTCCATAAATGGCAGTAATCGAATGTAGGGAAGGCCTTCTATATTGTTCTGATTTAAGACACTGTGGTGATTAAGTCTCtctggttttagttttttggttatttttatttctttttaccatCTTCCAGTTTCCTTACAAGCATACACTTAACCACTTTTTCTCCATTCCCACtctcttatttctgtttccttttgaagCTGCTCTTGGAGATAGCATAGTCTTTGAGGGCAACACCTTAGTTTCTCTACCACGACTACTCTGTGGCAGGTGCTTTTGGGGTATGGGTAAGCagccccttttttttcccacctacCCTCCTCCATATAATCCTGTAGTAGCGATAATGCAGCTATAAAAGCAGTAGCTTCTCAATGTGTCTTTACTCCTATGTCTCTTAAAGCTTAACAGTAACCTTGTGATCCCCAGATTCTGGGCTACCAAAAGATATAACCTGTAAGAATTCAGAAACGTGTTAAATGTGGATGAAAGCTTTAGAGAAATCCAGAGTAACTGCAGTGTAAGAAGAGAGCAGCCAGGCCTAGGAGATGGATTGGGTATTGGGTCCCTTGCTACCCATAAAGTGTCTCTATAGAGTAAAGGAAATGCCCTAGAGCATGTTGTGAGGAAGATACTTAAAATCCTCACCAGGAGTAGGTTTGGAAACTGAGCAGGAGGttgtgcttattttattttggcagaGCCGGTTTGCACagcttctaattttaaaatcattagaTGCATGGCTGGCTGGCTGATCCTTCATAAACAAGAATGAAATGGCaatttttttataaacagaacATAATAGCAAactgtacaaaaataatattttaaagaatgtgtATGCGGATACATGGCTTTTAGAAATGTAGGATAGCAACcttaatatttgtttcttcttggtGTCATAGACCGTAATTTTGAAGTTCTTAACtttatcagaaaagcaaaaagagtcATCTGCCTTGGGATTGGAACACTGCTATTTCCATTTGCCTTTTCACATTCAGATTGTGTATTGTGAAATTATgtagttttcttgtttttgtcctataaaaatagaattatccgtgtataaaaatgcattgaaatgtTCTTGGTGTTGTTACAGAGACCAATGGGTCAGATAACTCCATCCCAATGGCATATCTTACATTAGATCATCAGTTACAGGTAATAAATATATGTGTCATTAGATGGTTTGTTTTGCATTACATTCTTAAGTGTGAATTTGGGACTGCAAAATATAGTGCCACATATTTACCAGTGTTTATAGTTTAACTTTTGACcaaggctaaaaaaaatatattatgtaaTCTGAGATTGGTTGACTCAGATTTGATGAAGCTATTAAAAACAAGCCCTGGGAAACATGATCTCTAAAACCAAATGTAATTTGAGTTTGACTGtcaaaataagatattttttgcTTGGGTATTACTGAATCAAATTGTTGCATTCACTTTATTTGGGGTGCATGTGATTAAACATTAGTTTGATTTTTGATCCTTGTGACAAAAAGATTGTCAGATTAATAACTGCAGATTGGAGGTTTGAGACAACTTTGGCATCAGTGCAGTAAAGTTTTCCAGGGCATGGTTTaacacttgtttttaaaagcctactattttttaaaagatgttataAATACACCACAGAGACTTCATTAGTTCATTAGTTTTTAAcgtctgatttattttcagcctcTAGCACCATGTCCAAACTCCAAAGAATCTATGGCTGTGTTTgaacagcactgcaaaatggCACAAGAGTATATGAAAGTTCAGACAGAAATTGCATTGCTGTTGCAGAGGAAGTAAGTGAAATGTCTCAgacctttttctgttcttcGGTATGCTTCTTTTACACTAAGTCAATTATCTGTGACTGCTGTTTCAGGCTTTATGAAGTAAAATTTCGTAGGGCATGGTTATTTTCAAGACCTAATCTTGTAGAGATGCCAAGGTACACACCAC includes the following:
- the MAP3K7 gene encoding mitogen-activated protein kinase kinase kinase 7 isoform X7, with the translated sequence MSSSAPAPSPKPVQIHVTEDGGVECSSNSCAGNGQQRRRSIQDLTVAGTESSQESRNSSRSSSPSVRMITTSGPTSEKPTRNPWTPDDAAALGDSIVFEGNTLVSLPRLLCGRCFWGMETNGSDNSIPMAYLTLDHQLQPLAPCPNSKESMAVFEQHCKMAQEYMKVQTEIALLLQRKQELIAELDQDEKDQQNTSRLVQEHKKLLDENKSLSTYYQQCKKQLEVIRNQQQKRPGTS
- the MAP3K7 gene encoding mitogen-activated protein kinase kinase kinase 7 isoform X8, whose translation is MSSSAPAPSPKPVQIHVTEDGGVECSSNSCGNGQQRRRSIQDLTVAGTESSQESRNSSRSSSPSVRMITTSGPTSEKPTRNPWTPDDAAALGDSIVFEGNTLVSLPRLLCGRCFWGMETNGSDNSIPMAYLTLDHQLQPLAPCPNSKESMAVFEQHCKMAQEYMKVQTEIALLLQRKQELIAELDQDEKDQQNTSRLVQEHKKLLDENKSLSTYYQQCKKQLEVIRNQQQKRPGTS